From Methanococcus maripaludis, the proteins below share one genomic window:
- a CDS encoding 30S ribosomal protein S8e: MAIWQGASRRLSTGAKVWRAAKKHKREMGRPAAETQVSEVIKRKIVRCRGANLKVKLEKTNYANVFDQANKVCKKVAVTNVIDNKANKHYIRRNVMTKGAIIETEMGKAKVTSRPGQDGVVNAVLLTE; encoded by the coding sequence ATGGCAATTTGGCAAGGAGCAAGCAGAAGACTCTCAACAGGAGCTAAAGTTTGGAGAGCTGCAAAAAAACATAAAAGAGAAATGGGAAGACCTGCAGCAGAAACACAAGTTTCAGAAGTAATCAAAAGAAAAATTGTAAGATGCAGAGGCGCAAACTTAAAAGTTAAGTTGGAAAAAACAAACTATGCAAACGTCTTTGATCAAGCAAACAAAGTTTGTAAAAAAGTTGCAGTAACAAATGTTATCGACAACAAAGCAAACAAACACTACATCAGAAGAAATGTTATGACAAAAGGCGCAATCATCGAAACAGAAATGGGTAAAGCAAAAGTTACCTCAAGACCTGGACAAGATGGTGTTGTAAACGCTGTTTTATTAACAGAATAA
- a CDS encoding bis-aminopropyl spermidine synthase family protein: MKIIGSMGKKTENLKIDAKKSFLKRIAKNVKVSEGERAVEDILRCIYRNQPISTKKIGQYVKLPLPIVSKVRSILERESLLKRDDKGAVLSKKGIDFVENELGLKLKSDMKCPVCSGRNIVFDEKFEKILKKHKTYAKLRPQVNTMIDQSFATPETATARAAIMADRGDLEGKRVLFVGDDDLASIPTAMTGLCSEVVVLDIDDRLLKLISEVSKKENLNIRTVKWDFKNELPSEFVNKFDTIFTDPPYTLNGAVLFMSRGIEALGDNGILYLAFSHKPVEEYIELQKSINNMNFLIYELIPGFNFYEGTEIIGNTTFLARLVGKNLKKIEVNSEKIYTGELKPTLRYYQCMNCKKIHEVGNNVKRIEDLTCECGGKKFSMIKRAKVKQK, encoded by the coding sequence ATGAAGATTATCGGAAGCATGGGTAAAAAAACGGAAAACTTAAAAATTGACGCTAAAAAATCATTTTTGAAGCGTATTGCAAAAAACGTGAAAGTTTCAGAAGGGGAAAGAGCTGTTGAAGATATTTTAAGATGCATATATAGAAATCAGCCAATTTCAACAAAAAAGATTGGTCAGTATGTAAAACTGCCCCTCCCAATTGTATCTAAAGTTAGATCAATTCTTGAAAGAGAATCGCTCTTAAAAAGAGATGATAAAGGAGCTGTGCTTTCAAAAAAAGGTATTGATTTTGTTGAAAATGAACTTGGACTTAAGCTTAAATCTGACATGAAATGTCCAGTATGCAGTGGGCGAAATATCGTGTTTGATGAAAAATTTGAAAAGATATTGAAAAAGCACAAAACTTACGCTAAATTAAGACCGCAAGTAAACACAATGATTGACCAGTCTTTTGCAACGCCTGAAACCGCCACTGCAAGAGCTGCAATAATGGCGGATAGGGGAGATTTGGAAGGAAAAAGAGTTTTATTTGTAGGTGACGATGACCTTGCATCAATTCCAACTGCGATGACAGGGCTTTGCAGTGAAGTTGTTGTTTTAGATATTGATGATAGACTTTTGAAATTAATTTCAGAAGTTTCTAAAAAAGAGAATTTAAACATTAGAACTGTAAAATGGGACTTTAAAAATGAACTTCCAAGTGAATTTGTAAATAAATTTGATACAATATTTACCGATCCACCATATACACTAAACGGCGCAGTGCTTTTCATGTCAAGGGGCATCGAAGCACTCGGAGATAACGGAATATTGTATCTTGCATTCTCTCACAAGCCTGTAGAAGAATACATTGAACTTCAAAAATCAATCAACAATATGAACTTTTTAATTTACGAATTGATTCCTGGATTTAATTTCTATGAAGGAACCGAAATTATTGGAAACACTACATTTTTGGCAAGACTTGTTGGTAAAAATTTGAAAAAAATAGAAGTTAATTCTGAAAAAATATACACTGGAGAATTAAAACCAACTTTAAGATACTACCAATGCATGAATTGTAAAAAAATCCATGAAGTGGGAAATAATGTAAAAAGAATCGAAGATTTAACCTGCGAATGCGGTGGAAAAAAATTTTCGATGATTAAAAGAGCTAAAGTAAAACAAAAATAA
- the pdxT gene encoding pyridoxal 5'-phosphate synthase glutaminase subunit PdxT has protein sequence MKIIGILGIQGDIEEHEDAVKKINCIPKRIRTVDDLEGIDALIIPGGESTTIGKLMVSYGFIDKIRNLKIPILGTCAGMVLLSKGTGKEQPLLEMLNVTIKRNAYGSQKDSFEKEIDLGGKKINAVFIRAPQVGEILSKDVEIISKDDENIVGIKEGNIMAISFHPELSDDGVIAYEYFLKNIVEKK, from the coding sequence ATGAAAATAATCGGGATACTCGGCATTCAGGGCGACATTGAAGAACACGAAGATGCAGTTAAAAAAATAAACTGCATCCCTAAACGGATAAGAACGGTAGATGATTTAGAAGGAATAGACGCATTAATAATTCCCGGCGGAGAAAGTACCACAATTGGAAAATTGATGGTAAGTTATGGATTTATCGATAAAATTAGAAATTTAAAAATCCCGATACTTGGAACTTGTGCAGGAATGGTTCTTTTATCTAAAGGAACTGGAAAAGAGCAGCCATTACTTGAAATGTTGAATGTGACGATAAAAAGAAATGCATACGGTAGTCAAAAAGATAGTTTTGAAAAAGAAATAGATTTAGGCGGAAAAAAAATAAATGCAGTATTTATTCGAGCACCCCAAGTTGGGGAGATTCTCTCAAAAGACGTTGAAATCATTTCAAAAGACGATGAAAATATTGTAGGAATAAAAGAAGGAAACATAATGGCAATATCATTTCACCCGGAACTTTCAGATGACGGGGTTATTGCATATGAATACTTTTTGAAAAATATTGTAGAAAAAAAATAA